A region of Bradyrhizobium sp. SZCCHNS1050 DNA encodes the following proteins:
- a CDS encoding peptidase U32 family protein, with protein sequence MELICPAGTPAALKSAVEAGADAVYCGFADETNARNFPGLNFSREQMREGVTFAHRRGAKVLVAINTFPRAGAVELWRRAVDDAVEAGADALILADVGLMHYAARRHPEQRLHVSVQAAAANVDAIAFYVENFGARRVVLPRVLSVPEIAEITRETACETEVFVFGGLCVMAEGRCSLSSYATGKSPNMQGVCSPASHVVYQETILGTTSRLGAFTINRFGRNEPAGYPTLCKGRFSTAQGSGYIFEDPVSLDATTLLAGLREAGVTALKIEGRQRGRAYVDGVVRHFRSVLAALDAGRPADASDLTAFTEGQATTQGAYRKTWR encoded by the coding sequence ATGGAGCTGATCTGTCCGGCAGGGACGCCGGCGGCGCTGAAGAGCGCGGTCGAAGCCGGTGCCGATGCCGTCTATTGCGGCTTCGCCGATGAGACCAATGCCCGCAACTTTCCCGGGCTGAATTTCAGCCGCGAGCAGATGCGCGAAGGAGTAACGTTCGCGCATCGGCGCGGCGCCAAGGTGCTGGTTGCGATCAACACCTTCCCGCGCGCCGGCGCCGTCGAGCTGTGGCGTCGGGCGGTCGACGATGCCGTCGAGGCCGGGGCCGACGCGCTGATCCTTGCCGATGTCGGGCTGATGCACTATGCCGCGCGGCGCCATCCCGAACAGCGACTGCATGTCTCGGTGCAGGCGGCGGCGGCGAATGTCGACGCGATTGCGTTCTATGTCGAGAATTTCGGCGCCCGCCGCGTGGTGCTGCCGCGCGTGCTGAGCGTGCCCGAGATCGCCGAGATCACCCGTGAGACGGCATGCGAGACCGAAGTGTTCGTGTTTGGCGGACTATGCGTTATGGCCGAGGGGCGTTGCTCGCTGTCCTCCTACGCCACCGGCAAGTCGCCGAACATGCAGGGGGTGTGCTCGCCGGCCAGTCATGTCGTCTATCAGGAGACGATACTGGGCACGACCTCGCGGCTTGGCGCTTTCACAATCAATCGATTCGGACGCAACGAACCTGCCGGCTATCCAACGCTATGCAAGGGGCGTTTCTCGACCGCACAGGGCTCTGGCTACATCTTTGAGGATCCGGTCAGCCTCGATGCCACGACCCTGCTCGCAGGCTTGCGCGAAGCCGGCGTCACCGCGCTCAAGATCGAGGGCCGCCAGCGCGGCCGCGCCTATGTCGACGGGGTCGTGCGGCATTTCCGCAGCGTGCTGGCAGCGCTCGATGCCGGGCGGCCCGCCGACGCGTCCGACCTCACGGCGTTCACCGAAGGGCAGGCCACCACGCAGGGCGCCTACCGCAAGACCTGGCGCTAG
- a CDS encoding SCP2 domain-containing protein, which produces MPPLLRQVLRPLPLLPLQIALGTFLRGLLRRHPHLLDRLGSHRGKRFGIKPTDLPFAFVIQAGPQQPQLAAVRELPTGLDASISASIVSLLALVEGRLDGDALMFSRQLVIEGDIEAVLALRNAIDDAGLDLVGEIAALSGPFGVPAQRLLAAARASLLRSTTNESGMRRWS; this is translated from the coding sequence TTGCCGCCACTGCTCAGGCAGGTGCTGCGTCCGTTGCCGTTGCTGCCCCTGCAGATCGCGCTCGGCACTTTCCTGCGTGGGCTCTTGCGTCGGCATCCGCATCTGCTCGACCGGCTCGGGTCGCATCGCGGAAAGCGCTTTGGCATCAAGCCGACCGATCTGCCGTTCGCATTCGTGATTCAGGCGGGCCCACAGCAGCCGCAACTCGCGGCGGTGCGCGAGCTGCCCACCGGCCTCGATGCCTCCATCTCCGCGTCGATCGTGAGCCTGTTGGCGCTGGTCGAGGGCCGGCTCGACGGCGATGCGCTGATGTTTTCGCGTCAGCTCGTCATCGAAGGCGATATCGAGGCGGTGCTGGCGCTCCGCAATGCGATCGACGATGCCGGTCTGGATCTGGTCGGCGAGATCGCAGCGCTTTCGGGGCCGTTCGGCGTGCCCGCGCAACGCCTGCTGGCGGCCGCGCGTGCCTCGCTGCTGAGATCAACGACGAACGAAAGCGGGATGCGACGATGGAGCTGA